A window of the Carassius carassius chromosome 36, fCarCar2.1, whole genome shotgun sequence genome harbors these coding sequences:
- the LOC132117245 gene encoding protein NLRC3-like yields MDDDAVDMASDNSLPLGIGASAFGSENGDEEDVIPPRTLPFILGFSGPVGEYVDRAESPANSYASMQSDSWSETRDEHGPSCTQVQLYRRDSSASSSEEFNSDDEDVNMEGNAEESTRKKSKKEGGVKQHVPVPVKPELVVDPNEKRHPAMTVEFAFKALTSCLKKLAEDELKYFKKLLWDRYPERFRDPLDGLDLVDLVDKMLELCNIEISLKITLALFNIMNFKKLAEYLLGLCKRNEVRYELKLTLKRKYEMVYEGFNQQGQPVPFESVYTDLYITDGVNASINSEHEFRSKIEVLEETGRVNRTPLTGNDLYIQQNVRSRPVRSVLSRGVPGCGKSFAVQRFILDWADGKVHPDVFFLIPLQFKELNKMLEGEYSLMSLVSTLYPEMKEVDTLEFEGCLVMFICDGLDDTQIPFNFRKTVYWCDATRPATVQVLMTNLIRGNLLYDAYVWIISRAGALDVIPAQHVHQLLEVRGFTDDQKEAYFRRTIADRDLAEKVIAHIKSSKTLFIMCHLPLFCWVASKVLQQQFQSLRSLAQLPRTLTNLYTIMLHGHTLISVEKLKNDPTEETKDLTADQLLIKLAKLSYSMLEKNKFQIEKEHWDEVRLPDSYPAMACTGLCTEFYREKYMIYTEKVSCFAHPTIQEYLAALHVFYCFKKHGRNALEQSKLSKVLKVSLTDLLKSAVDKALSSKNSNYDIFLRFLLGLSVEANQELLKNILQTSCSSSQNARDETTRYISKKIKEGHFLEKTENLWRCIDELNPQ; encoded by the exons ATGGATGACGACGCAGTAGACATGGCGTCAGACAACAGTCTGCCTTTGGGAATCGGGGCTTCCGCCTTCGGGAGTGAAAATGGGGATGAAGAGGACGTGATTCCTCCGAGGACACTTCCCTTCATCCTCGGATTCTCCGGTCCTGTGGG AGAGTACGTGGACAGAGCAGAGTCCCCTGCAAACAGTTATGCATCCATGCAGAGTGACAGCTGGTCAGAAACAAGAGACGAGCATGGACCCAGTTGCACTCA GGTTCAGTTGTACAGACGGGACTCATCTGCTTCTAGCAGTGAAGAGTTTAATAGTGATGATGAGGATGTCAATATGGAGGGCAATGCTGAAGAAAG CACAAGGAAGAAGAGCAAGAAGGAAGGTGGTGTGAAACAGCATGTTCCTGTTCCTGTAAAACCAGAGTTGGTAGTAGATCCAAATGAGAAAAGGCATCCAGCAATGACAGTGgaatttgcatttaaa GCCCTCACAAGCTGCTTAAAGAAACTTGCAGAGGACGAATTAAAGTACTTTAAAAAACTGCTGTGGGATCGCTATCCAGAGCGCTTCCGTGATCCGCTGGATGGACTTGATCTTGTGGATCTGGTGGATAAGATGCTCGAGCTTTGCAATATTGAGATCTCTCTGAAGATCACGCTGGCgctctttaatatcatgaacttTAAGAAGCTGGCTGAATATCTGCTAGGACTATGCAAAAGAA ACGAAGTGCGCTATGAACTGAAATTGACTCTGAAGAGGAAGTATGAGATGGTATATGAGGGTTTTAATCAACAAGGACAACCCGTCCCCTTTGAGTCGGTCTATACAGACCTTTACATTACCGATGGTGTTAATGCATCAATCAACAGTGAGCACGAGTTCAGATCAAAGATAGAAGTGCTCGAAGAGACTGGCAGAGTCAACAGGACGCCATTAACAGGAAATGACCTATATATCCAGCAGAATGTCAGGTCAAGGCCCGTGAGGTCGGTGTTATCCAGAGGAGTCCCAGGATGTGGCAAATCATTTGCAGTGCAGCGCTTCATCCTCGACTGGGCGGATGGAAAAGTCCACCCAGatgttttctttcttattccTCTGCAGTTCAAGGAGCTGAATAAGATGCTGGAAGGAGAGTATAGTCTCATGAGTCTAGTCAGCACCCTCTATCCAGAGATGAAGGAAGTAGACACTCTCGAATTCGAAGGCTGCCTGGTAATGTTCATATGCGATGGCCTAGATGACACCCAAATCCCATTTAATTTCCGGAAAACGGTGTATTGGTGTGATGCGACCAGGCCTGCGACTGTGCAAGTGTTGATGACCAACCTCATCAGGGGCAACCTGCTCTATGACGCCTACGTGTGGATCATTTCTAGGGCAGGAGCTCTGGATGTGATCCCAGCACAACACGTCCATCAGCTTCTGGAGGTCCGTGGCTTCACCGATGATCAGAAAGAGGCCTATTTCAGAAGGACGATCGCAGATCGAGACCTCGCTGAGAAGGTAATTGCTCACATCAAGTCTTCCAAGACGCTGTTTATTATGTGCCACTTGCCGCTGTTCTGCTGGGTGGCATCTAAAGTGTTGCAGCAGCAGTTCCAGTCTCTTCGATCCTTGGCACAGCTGCCCAGAACTCTCACCAATCTGTATACTATTATGCTCCATGGTCACACTCTAATATCCGTTGAGAAGCTGAAGAACGACCCCACCGAAGAGACCAAGGATCTTACTGCTGATCAGCTGCTCATTAAGCTCGCAAAACTGTCCTACAGCATGCTTGAGAAGAATAAGTTTCAGATTGAGAAAGAGCACTGGGACGAAGTTAGATTGCCGGATTCCTACCCTGCCATGGCCTGCACTGGACTCTGCACAGAGTTTTACAGAGAGAAGTACATGATCTACACAGAGAAGGTGAGCTGCTTCGCTCATCCGACCATTCAGGAATACCTTGCAGCTCTTcatgttttctattgtttcaagAAACATGGAAGGAATGCCCTTGAGCAGAGCAAGCTAAGCAAAGTATTAAAGGTTTCCTTGACAGACTTACTCAAGAGTGCGGTTGACAAAGCATTAAGCTCCAAGAATAGCAACTATGATATCTTTCTCCGCTTTCTGCTGGGTTTGTCTGTGGAGGCCAACCAGGAGCTGCTCAAGAACATCCTGCAGACCTCCTGCAGCTCTAGCCAGAATGCACGAGACGAGACAACTCGCTACATTAGTAAGAAAATCAAAGAAGGCCACTTTCTGGAAAAGACTGAAAACCTTTGGCGGTGCATTGATGAACTTAACCCACAATAA
- the LOC132117247 gene encoding small ribosomal subunit protein uS12m-like, translating to MSFLGSLKPVLSSVLQASHSAPFWSGPVFTRTMATLNQMHRKGRPPPPLPKISATYGHPQLKAVVLKTMIRKPKKPNSANRKCARVRLSNGQEAVAYIPGEGHNLQEHNVVLIQGGRTQDLPGVKITVVRGKYDCAHVVKKKQ from the exons ATGTCTTTTCTTGGAAGTCTGAAACCAGTGCTGTCGTCTGTTTTACAGG CATCACACTCTGCACCTTTCTGGTCTGGACCTGTGTTCACCAGGACCATGGCCACTCTCAATCAGATGCACCGTAAGGGCAGACCTCCCCCACCTCTTCCAAAGATCAGTGCCACTTATGGGCATCCACAGCTCAAAGCAGTAGTGCTGAAGACCATGATCAGGAAACCCAAGAAGCCCAACTCAGCCAACCGCAAGTGTGCACGAGTCCGTCTGTCCAACGGTCAAGAAGCTGTGGCGTACATCCCTGGGGAAGGACACAACCTCCAGGAGCACAATGTGGTGCTGATACAAGGAGGGAGAACACAGGACTTACCAGGGGTCAAAATCACTGTGGTCAGGGGCAAATATGACTGTGCACATGTTGTGAAGAAGAAACAGTAA
- the LOC132116727 gene encoding neuronal PAS domain-containing protein 4B-like isoform X1 produces the protein MYRSTKGASKARRDQINAEIRNLKDLLPISDADKARLSYLHIMSLACIYIRKSVFFSQVAAGHDVSGSVLSLPELSDLLHTLPGFLLVLTSEGKLLYLSDNVAEHLGHSMVDLVAQGDSVYDIIDPADHFIMRGNLVPITTPDTDRLFRCRFSTSKFVRRQGSGNKLTLVRACCLTPPYHTSSYWTSNPVWVCFCSPLESSVPQVSSARNPLPTPPAEQSFLLSCFQSQHSRDMRIHAAQDSVSLYLGYDIETLRSHSWYSLIHPRDLSHASAQHCTLLHEGGERQVEMVVQVEAADHSWVWLYIVLQLENGEYPINSHNYVISESEAWSVRQQLYSEQNQLALLYQETRQSSDSLSSPDQVFTPSSGGLSSQSFDFSFTTSCRSSSEELPSTSATSMALDPLQGFSHDEESHPQLHGGHQMWRSAMTVSPEHQSNIPSLSAVPQTHVAPPPLPPFKPPPKCQSSEEFICTPPYTPRLGGGSFMFGDETFKSDHSNVVKMRQFITSVPLPASIGPTQHCRKRLYETLPPTPDSPGSDECILMVLPEIRGPLYIDVPHFPFHNHPEGLLTPEASPTKKPCLSFFPREDDSERERMEISLLAQYISTLAEGFCHSHPQNTSAPPHHASFEGPNSSLAHIDVFMFEEKAVDGIPLPNLPSTSPVPPSPYSSAPSYTQCSPSRSSPVHAQEEMATLNVVNHLCSVQPTHCNRMARGGLQEAERPDEDEETMSTPGSPALPALTPALPCAQSLLEELVTMEPVFGAAAPMTPAERQQDELYQLPHQSGQQIFYQGEKRWHFLEL, from the exons ATGTACCGGTCCACTAAAGGAGCATCAAAGGCTCGGAGGGATCAAATCAACGCAGAAATTCGCAACTTGAAAGATCTTCTGCCCATCTCAGATGCCGACAAAGCTCGTCTTTCCTACCTTCACATCATGTCCCTAGCCTGCATTTACATAAGAAAGTCCGTCTTTTTCTCTCAAG TGGCAGCAGGTCATGACGTGAGCGGAAGCGTCCTGTCTTTGCCAGAACTCTCGGATCTGCTGCACACACTACCAGGGTTTCTCCTAGTGCTGACGAGTGAAGGAAAACTCCTGTATCTATCGGACAATGTCGCAGAGCACCTTGGCCATTCCATG GTGGACCTGGTGGCTCAGGGTGACAGCGTGTATGATATAATAGACCCAGCCGACCACTTCATCATGAGAGGCAACCTTGTGCCAATCACCACACCTGACACAG accgTCTGTTTCGCTGCCGCTTCAGCACTTCAAAGTTTGTAAGGAGACAGGGATCAGGCAACAAACTGACATTGGTTCGGGCATGCTGTCTGACACCTCCATACCACACATCTTCCTACTGGACCTCCAATCCAGTATGGGTGTGTTTTTGCTCCCCGCTGGAGTCCAGTGTCCCTCAAGTTTCGTCAGCTAGGAATCCTCTCCCCACCCCTCCTGCGGAGCAGTCTTTCCTCCTGTCCTGTTTCCAGTCTCAACACAGCCGGGACATGAGAATCCATGCTGCTCAGGACAG TGTAAGCCTGTACCTCGGCTATGACATAGAGACTCTACGTTCTCACTCATGGTACAGTCTGATTCATCCTCGTGATCTCTCTCACGCTTCTGCACAACACTGCACCCTGT TGCATGAAGGTGGAGAGAGGCAGGTGGAGATGGTGGTCCAGGTAGAGGCAGCAGATCATTCATGGGTCTGGCTTTACATTGTTCTTCAGCTGGAGAATGGAGAATATCCCATCAACAGCCACAACTATGTTATAAG TGAGTCTGAAGCCTGGTCGGTGCGTCAGCAGTTGTATTCAGAGCAGAACCAGCTGGCTCTCCTGTACCAGGAGACACGCCAGAGCTCCGACTCCCTGTCCAGCCCGGACCAGGTCTTCACACCCAGCAGCGGTGGCCTGTCCTCCCAGTCCTTCGACTTCAGCTTCACCACTTCTTGCCGGAGCTCCTCCGAGGAGCTCCCTAGCACCTCTGCAACCAGCATGGCACTCGACCCTCTTCAGGGCTTTTCTCACGATGAAGAGAGCCATCCACAACTTCATGGCGGTCACCAGATGTGGAGATCAGCCATGACTGTTTCCCCTGAACATCAAAGCAACATCCCGAGTCTTTCTGCAGTTCCCCAAACTCATGTCGCCCCTCCGCCCCTTCCTCCGTTCAAACCTCCTCCTAAGTGCCAAAGCTCAGAGGAGTTCATTTGCACACCTCCTTACACCCCAAGACTCGGAGGGGGGAGTTTCATGTTTGGTGATGAGACCTTTAAATCAGACCATAGCAATGTAGTCAAAATGAGGCAGTTTATAACCTCAGTGCCCCTTCCTGCAAGCATCGGCCCTACTCAACACTGCCGCAAACGCCTATACGAAACACTACCGCCCACTCCAGACAGCCCAGGCAGTGATGAATGCATTCTCATGGTGCTGCCGGAGATCAGAGGACCTCTGTATATCGACGTCCCCCATTTCCCATTCCACAATCACCCCGAAGGCCTTTTAACCCCCGAGGCCTCACCGACTAAAAAACCCTGTTTGAGTTTCTTCCCTCGGGAAGATGATTCAGAAAGAGAACGAATGGAGATCTCACTCCTGGCTCAGTACATTAGCACTTTAGCTGAAGGTTTCTGTCACAGCCACCCACAAAACACATCGGCTCCCCCTCATCACGCATCGTTTGAGGGCCCAAACTCCTCGCTGGCTCACATTGATGTCTTTATGTTTGAGGAGAAAGCAGTAGATGGCATCCCTCTTCCAAATCTGCCATCCACCTCCCCCGTACCTCCCTCGCCTTACTCATCAGCGCCATCCTACACTCAGTGCTCTCCGAGCCGCAGCTCCCCTGTCCATGCGCAGGAGGAGATGGCGACTCTGAATGTTGTAAACCACCTCTGTAGCGTCCAGCCGACGCACTGTAATCGCATGGCCAGGGGTGGGCTGCAGGAAGCCGAGAGACCTGACGAGGATGAGGAGACGATGTCCACCCCAGGGTCCCCTGCACTTCCTGCCCTCACTCCTGCTCTGCCTTGTGCTCAGTCCCTGCTAGAGGAGCTGGTCACCATGGAACCTGTGTTTGGGGCAGCCGCCCCGATGACTCCTGCCGAGAGGCAGCAAGATGAGTTGTATCAACTCCCTCATCAAAGCGGGCAACAGATCTTCTACCAAGGTGAGAAACGGTGGCATTTTTTGGAATTATAG
- the si:dkey-17e16.9 gene encoding hydroperoxide isomerase ALOXE3: protein MEAIYDVEVTTGSMTHAGTFDNIFITLIGTQGVSERTKLNGYGRDFKTGMRVKYKVITSFTLANLLLIRLEKNHFMFLPENDWFCSLVNVRTPEKDVIHFPCYRWMGEGEVIELREAKATHIYEEKYSQLKEHRRNELKLNKQVYQWTEFKTGLPQHAFFQEPLSLPSVVRFSFTKDMDLAFNCSTALGEIKMKKLVKKTDQRVQMEDMKSAFWSSRTAVSEYVQKHWMDDDFFGYQLLNGSNPMMLRRCTELPLNFAVTNGMVQPFLESGTSLTLEMKQGNIFLCDYKRLADLSTQFINGKQQYVAAPLCLLYKNQVGKLLTIAIQLQQQASEDNPVFLPSDSEYDWQLAKLYVRNADCLEHQSSFYLRTHLAETFTVSLMRNLPAAHAIHKLLVPHTRYTLQINTLIRNRLLGPEGAVTQNTSIGDEGMTNLMRKALSDLTYSSLCLPEDINDRGLESIPNFFYREDGFRLWSFINDFVRSMVELYYQNDSDVQQDTELQDWIKEIFIHGFLEQSSTGIPQCFSTVEEVIKFVTMVIFTVSAQHSALRAGQFDYGSWFPNSPGSLKQPPPTSKGRSDKNTLLDTLPDMNTSAYLVSVFWLLSKPSSDLVPLGQYPEDYFCQMALQKRIRDFQAELSFLSESINDRNKGLQVPYTYMCPGNISNSVSI from the exons ATGGAGGCCATATATGATGTAGAGGTGACCACAGGCTCCATGACCCATGCAGGCACTTTTGACAATATATTCATTACTTTGATTGGCACACAAGGAGTGAGTGAGCGGACCAAGCTTAACGGCTATGGAAGAGACTTTAAGACTGGAATG AGAGTGAAGTATAAAGTGATTACCAGTTTCACTCTTGCCAACCTGCTGCTCATCAGACTCGAGAAAAATCATTTCATGTTCTTGCCAGAGAATGACTGGTTCTGCTCTCTGGTGAATGTAAGAACCCCTGAGAAAGATGTGATCCACTTCCCATGCTATCGCTGGATGGGAGAGGGGGAAGTGATTGAGCTGCGAGAGGCCAAAG CTACACACATCTATGAAGAAAAATATTCACAACTGAAAGAGCATAGAAGAAATGAGCTAAAGCTTAACAAACAAGTGTACCA GTGGACTGAGTTTAAAACAGGTCTTCCGCAGCATGCATTTTTTCAGGAGCCCCTGTCTCTTCCCTCAGTGGTCCGCTTCTCTTTCACTAAAGACATGGACTTAGCTTTCAACTGCTCCACTGC GCTTGGTGAGATCAAAATGAAGAAACTAGTGAAAAAAACGGATCAAAGGGTTCAAATGGAAGACATGAAGAGTGCCTTCTGGTCATCCAGAACTGCTGTCTCGG AATATGTGCAGAAGCACTGGATGGATGATGATTTTTTTGGATATCAGCTCCTAAATGGCTCCAATCCAATGATGCTCCGTCGATGCACTGAGCTTCCTCTGAACTTTGCCGTTACTAATGGCATGGTGCAGCCTTTTCTAGAGAGTGGAACTTCCCTTACTCTGGAGATGAAG CAAGGAAACATTTTCTTATGTGACTATAAAAGGCTGGCAGATTTATCAACTCAGTTCATCAATGGGAAGCAGCAGTATGTTGCGGCTCCACTTTGCCTTCTGTACAAGAACCAAGTGGGCAAACTTCTGACTATTGCCATCCAG TTGCAGCAACAGGCATCAGAGGACAATCCAGTTTTCCTGCCTAGCGACTCAGAGTATGACTGGCAGCTCGCCAAACTCTATGTGAGGAACGCCGACTGTCTTGAGCATCAGTCATCTTTCTATCTGCGCACCCATCTGGCTGAGACCTTTACAGTGTCATTAATGAGAAACCTCCCGGCAGCTCACGCTATACATAAG TTGCTGGTGCCACACACACGTTATACCCTGCAGATAAACACTCTTATTCGGAATAGACTTCTCGGTCCTGAGGGAGCTGTCACTCAG AATACTAGTATTGGAGATGAAGGGATGACCAATCTCATGAGGAAGGCACTTTCGGACCTGACTTACAGTTCTCTCTGCTTGCCTGAAGACATCAATGACCGTGGACTAGAATCTATTCCCAACTTCTTTTACAGAGAGGATGGATTTCGGCTCTGGAGCTTCATAAATGa TTTTGTAAGAAGCATGGTGGAGTTGTATTACCAGAATGACAGTGATGTGCAGCAGGACACTGAACTCCAGGACTGGATCAAGGAGATCTTTATCCATGGGTTTCTTGAGCAGAGCAGCACAG GAATACCTCAGTGTTTTAGCACAGTAGAGGAGGTCATTAAATTTGTGACCATGGTGATCTTTACAGTTTCAGCTCAACATTCAGCTCTCAGAGCAGGACAG TTTGACTATGGTAGTTGGTTTCCCAATTCCCCTGGCTCTTTAAAACAACCACCTCCTACGTCTAAGGGACGCTCTGACAAAAACACCCTGTTGGACACCCTCCCTGACATGAACACCTCTGCATATCTAGTATCAGTCTTTTGGCTCCTGAGCAAACCCTCATCAGATTTA GTTCCACTCGGGCAATACCCGGAAGATTACTTTTGCCAGATGGCTCTCCAAAAAAGGATCAGAGATTTTCAAGCAGAACTGTCCTTTCTTAGTGAGTCCATCAATGATAGAAACAAAGGGCTCCAAGTGCCTTACACATACATGTGTCCTGGTAACATCAGCAACAGTGTCAGCATTTGA
- the LOC132116727 gene encoding neuronal PAS domain-containing protein 4B-like isoform X2 has protein sequence MYRSTKGASKARRDQINAEIRNLKDLLPISDADKARLSYLHIMSLACIYIRKSVFFSQVAAGHDVSGSVLSLPELSDLLHTLPGFLLVLTSEGKLLYLSDNVAEHLGHSMVDLVAQGDSVYDIIDPADHFIMRGNLVPITTPDTDRLFRCRFSTSKFVRRQGSGNKLTLVRACCLTPPYHTSSYWTSNPVWVCFCSPLESSVPQVSSARNPLPTPPAEQSFLLSCFQSQHSRDMRIHAAQDSVSLYLGYDIETLRSHSWYSLIHPRDLSHASAQHCTLLHEGGERQVEMVVQVEAADHSWVWLYIVLQLENGEYPINSHNYVISESEAWSVRQQLYSEQNQLALLYQETRQSSDSLSSPDQVFTPSSGGLSSQSFDFSFTTSCRSSSEELPSTSATSMALDPLQGFSHDEESHPQLHGGHQMWRSAMTVSPEHQSNIPSLSAVPQTHVAPPPLPPFKPPPKCQSSEEFICTPPYTPRLGGGSFMFGDETFKSDHSNVVKMRQFITSVPLPASIGPTQHCRKRLYETLPPTPDSPGSDECILMVLPEIRGPLYIDVPHFPFHNHPEGLLTPEASPTKKPCLSFFPREDDSERERMEISLLAQYISTLAEGFCHSHPQNTSAPPHHASFEGPNSSLAHIDVFMFEEKAVDGIPLPNLPSTSPVPPSPYSSAPSYTQCSPSRSSPVHAQEEMATLNVVNHLCSVQPTHCNRMARGGLQEAERPDEDEETMSTPGSPALPALTPALPCAQSLLEELVTMEPVFGAAAPMTPAERQQDELYQLPHQSGQQIFYQDGTSDHMF, from the exons ATGTACCGGTCCACTAAAGGAGCATCAAAGGCTCGGAGGGATCAAATCAACGCAGAAATTCGCAACTTGAAAGATCTTCTGCCCATCTCAGATGCCGACAAAGCTCGTCTTTCCTACCTTCACATCATGTCCCTAGCCTGCATTTACATAAGAAAGTCCGTCTTTTTCTCTCAAG TGGCAGCAGGTCATGACGTGAGCGGAAGCGTCCTGTCTTTGCCAGAACTCTCGGATCTGCTGCACACACTACCAGGGTTTCTCCTAGTGCTGACGAGTGAAGGAAAACTCCTGTATCTATCGGACAATGTCGCAGAGCACCTTGGCCATTCCATG GTGGACCTGGTGGCTCAGGGTGACAGCGTGTATGATATAATAGACCCAGCCGACCACTTCATCATGAGAGGCAACCTTGTGCCAATCACCACACCTGACACAG accgTCTGTTTCGCTGCCGCTTCAGCACTTCAAAGTTTGTAAGGAGACAGGGATCAGGCAACAAACTGACATTGGTTCGGGCATGCTGTCTGACACCTCCATACCACACATCTTCCTACTGGACCTCCAATCCAGTATGGGTGTGTTTTTGCTCCCCGCTGGAGTCCAGTGTCCCTCAAGTTTCGTCAGCTAGGAATCCTCTCCCCACCCCTCCTGCGGAGCAGTCTTTCCTCCTGTCCTGTTTCCAGTCTCAACACAGCCGGGACATGAGAATCCATGCTGCTCAGGACAG TGTAAGCCTGTACCTCGGCTATGACATAGAGACTCTACGTTCTCACTCATGGTACAGTCTGATTCATCCTCGTGATCTCTCTCACGCTTCTGCACAACACTGCACCCTGT TGCATGAAGGTGGAGAGAGGCAGGTGGAGATGGTGGTCCAGGTAGAGGCAGCAGATCATTCATGGGTCTGGCTTTACATTGTTCTTCAGCTGGAGAATGGAGAATATCCCATCAACAGCCACAACTATGTTATAAG TGAGTCTGAAGCCTGGTCGGTGCGTCAGCAGTTGTATTCAGAGCAGAACCAGCTGGCTCTCCTGTACCAGGAGACACGCCAGAGCTCCGACTCCCTGTCCAGCCCGGACCAGGTCTTCACACCCAGCAGCGGTGGCCTGTCCTCCCAGTCCTTCGACTTCAGCTTCACCACTTCTTGCCGGAGCTCCTCCGAGGAGCTCCCTAGCACCTCTGCAACCAGCATGGCACTCGACCCTCTTCAGGGCTTTTCTCACGATGAAGAGAGCCATCCACAACTTCATGGCGGTCACCAGATGTGGAGATCAGCCATGACTGTTTCCCCTGAACATCAAAGCAACATCCCGAGTCTTTCTGCAGTTCCCCAAACTCATGTCGCCCCTCCGCCCCTTCCTCCGTTCAAACCTCCTCCTAAGTGCCAAAGCTCAGAGGAGTTCATTTGCACACCTCCTTACACCCCAAGACTCGGAGGGGGGAGTTTCATGTTTGGTGATGAGACCTTTAAATCAGACCATAGCAATGTAGTCAAAATGAGGCAGTTTATAACCTCAGTGCCCCTTCCTGCAAGCATCGGCCCTACTCAACACTGCCGCAAACGCCTATACGAAACACTACCGCCCACTCCAGACAGCCCAGGCAGTGATGAATGCATTCTCATGGTGCTGCCGGAGATCAGAGGACCTCTGTATATCGACGTCCCCCATTTCCCATTCCACAATCACCCCGAAGGCCTTTTAACCCCCGAGGCCTCACCGACTAAAAAACCCTGTTTGAGTTTCTTCCCTCGGGAAGATGATTCAGAAAGAGAACGAATGGAGATCTCACTCCTGGCTCAGTACATTAGCACTTTAGCTGAAGGTTTCTGTCACAGCCACCCACAAAACACATCGGCTCCCCCTCATCACGCATCGTTTGAGGGCCCAAACTCCTCGCTGGCTCACATTGATGTCTTTATGTTTGAGGAGAAAGCAGTAGATGGCATCCCTCTTCCAAATCTGCCATCCACCTCCCCCGTACCTCCCTCGCCTTACTCATCAGCGCCATCCTACACTCAGTGCTCTCCGAGCCGCAGCTCCCCTGTCCATGCGCAGGAGGAGATGGCGACTCTGAATGTTGTAAACCACCTCTGTAGCGTCCAGCCGACGCACTGTAATCGCATGGCCAGGGGTGGGCTGCAGGAAGCCGAGAGACCTGACGAGGATGAGGAGACGATGTCCACCCCAGGGTCCCCTGCACTTCCTGCCCTCACTCCTGCTCTGCCTTGTGCTCAGTCCCTGCTAGAGGAGCTGGTCACCATGGAACCTGTGTTTGGGGCAGCCGCCCCGATGACTCCTGCCGAGAGGCAGCAAGATGAGTTGTATCAACTCCCTCATCAAAGCGGGCAACAGATCTTCTACCAAG ATGGAACCAGTGAtcacatgttttaa